Sequence from the Anomalospiza imberbis isolate Cuckoo-Finch-1a 21T00152 unplaced genomic scaffold, ASM3175350v1 scaffold_43, whole genome shotgun sequence genome:
accatttcccccccattttttcccattttcctaaTTTCCCCTTATTTTACCCTCCTCCCCaccaaattttcccaattttcccccatttattttccatttccccccatttttgcccatttccccccaaattttccctatttccccccattttccccatttatttcccaATTTTCTCAAGTTTTCCCGTTCCCCGTCTTTTTCCTGcccattttcccaaattttccacattttccccaatttctccCCATTTATTGCGTATTTCCCCTCATTCATTCCCCAATTGTACCCCATATTTTCCACTTTTATCCCTCATTTTCTCCAGTTTCCCccatttttcaaattttctccaatttcctccctttccccgTGTTTTCCCCCATTCCTCCCCTTTTTGTCCCAAAACAAATTTCACCAAATTCACCAAATTTCACCAAATTTCCCCCAActgttcccatttcccccaaaatttcccccgatttcccccaatttttcccaaatttcccccaattttccccaattttccgAATTTCTgcccaatttcccccaatttctcCCTATTTTCCCCActattttccagttttcccccccaaatttctCCGCTTTTCCCCCCAAACTTCCCCCGAGCTCCGCTCCCATATAAGGCAATGGGCGTGGCCCCAGCCGGAACTGGCGTGCCCAGGtgcgccggccccgccccctcagGCCCCGCCCACACCTGGCCCttccaagatggcggcggcgcTGGGGGCGCTGCTGGCGCTGCTCGGTGGGTTAATTAAGGGGGGTAATTAACGGGGTCCGGGGTAATTAATGGGGGCCTGGGCAATTAACGGGGCTGGGGGTtaatggggggggggaattaACGGGGTCTGGGGTAATTAAGGGGGGCCGGGAGGTAATTAAGGGGCTGGGGGTTAATTAGGTGGGGTAATTAACGGGGGCTGGGGTAATTAACGGGGACCGGGGCAATTAACGGGGCTGGGGATTAATTAAGGGGGGCAATTAACGGGGTCCGGGGTAATTAAGGGGGGCCTGGGCAATTAATGTGGCTGGGGGCTAATTGGGGGGGGGGTAATTAACAGGGGCCGTGGTAATTACTGGGGTCCGGAGCAATTAAGGAGGTCCGGGCTAATTAATGGGGGTCTGGGGTAATTAAAGGGGGCTGGGGCAATTAATGGAGCAGGAGGTTAATTAGGGGGGTAATCAAGGGGGTCCGGGGTAATTAATGGGGTAATCAAGGGGGGTCCGGGGTAATTAAAGGGTGGGGGGTTAATTGAGGGGGGTAATTAAGAGGTGGGAATGGGTGGGGGGTAATTAAACGGTAATTAAGGGGGGGTGGGGTTAATTAGAGGGGTAGTCAAGGGTGTGGGGGTAATTAGGGGTTAATGGGGGTCATTAGGGGTTAATTGGGGTAATTAGGGCTGGGGGGGCACCTTGGTGCCATTGggggtgagcacaggtgagcacaggtgaggacaggtgaggacaggtgaggacaggtgagaacaggtgagcacaggtgaggacaggtgaccTGGGTGACCCTGACCCTgtctcacctgcccaggtgacaCCAGGTGACACTGActctcacctgcccaggtgaccTGGGTGACCTGACCCTgtctcacctgcccaggtgacaCCAGGTGACACTGActctcacctgcccaggtgaccTGGGTGACCCTGACCCTgtctcacctgcccaggtgacaCCGGGTGACACTGAttctcacctgcccaggtgaccccaggtgacactgaccctgtctcacctgcccaggtgacaCCAGGTGACACTGATCCTgtctcacctgcccaggtgacactgaccctgtctcacctgcccaggtgaccccaggtgacacTGATCCTgtctcacctgcccaggtgacaCCGGGTGACACTGActctcacctgcccaggtgacactgaccctgtctcacctgcccaggtgcgCCGCTGCAGGTGTGGCCGCTGCAGGTGTCGGTGCCCGAGCCCCGCACGGTGGCGCTGCTCTTCCAGCCGGTGCTGCTGCGCTGCCACTTCCAGGTGAGCTCACCTGGCCCCGCCCCCATCGTCACCTGGAAGTACAAATCCTTCTGCCCCGACACCTGGGCGGCGCCCGGCGGCACCTGGGACTCACCTGGCGAGGCGGCCGGGGCCTGCCCCGACTCGGCCCGCACCGTGCGCATCGTGGCCACCAAGCAGGGCGAGCAGGTGACCCTCGGAGACTTCTACCTGGGCAGGGCCGTGACCATCCGGGGAGGTgaggggcacacctgggcacacctgggacacacctgggcacagctgggacacacctgggcacagctgggcacacacctgagtacacctgggacacacctgggcacacctgggcacagctgggggcacctgggcacagctgggggcacctgggacattcctgggcacacacctgggaacacctgggcacacctgggggcaccccaaaacacacctggggctcacctgggcacgcctggacacacctggacacacctgggacacacttgggcacacctgggcacacacctgagTACACCTGGgacgcacctgggcacacctgggacacagctgggcacacctgggcacacacctgagtacacctgggcacacctagGGGGGAGatacagcctggggacacgcacctgggcacacctgggcacatctgggggcatgggcacacacctggggctcacctgggctcacctgggacaCACATAGGCAtagctgggcacagctgggcacagctgggcacacctgggcacacctgggcaggtgcgGAGCTGAGCCTGGGCCCCGCGGCCTGGGGCGACAGCGGCCTCTACCTGTGCACGGTGACCTCGACCAGCGACCTGCAGGGCAACAACGAGGCCGTGGCCGAACTGGTGGTACTGGGTgagactggtttggactgggagggactgggagagggctAAAGGGGGgttggggttactggtttatactgggagggactgggaaagGGTTaaaggggggtttggggttactggtttggactggtttgggggtggggttactggtttgtactggtttgtactggtttgtactggtttgggggtggggttactggtttggactggtttgtactggttttaCTGGTTTGGGGgtggggttactggtttgtactggtttgtactggtttgtactggtttgggggtggggttactggtttggactggtttgtactggttttaCTGGTTTGGGGgtggggttactggtttgtactggtttgtactggtttgtactggtttgtaccGGTTTGGGGGCggggttactggtttgtactggttttactggtttgtactggtttgggggcggggttactggtttgtactggtttgtactggtttgtactggtttgtactggtttgggggcggggttactggtttgtactggtttgtactggtttgtactgggagcAGCGGGGCTGCACTGGGCCcctccccccgtgtccccccagggtCTCTTCCCGAGGGCTCCCGGCTCCTGCCCGAGGGGACCCTGCCAGGtacgggcacacctgggcacacctgggggcacctgggcacacctgggggaacctgggcacacctgggcacacctgggcagagTTATAACACACCTGGGGGCAaccgggcacacctgggcacacctgggggaacctgggcacacctgggggaacctgggcacacctgggcacacctgggcacacctgggggcacctgggcagaGTTATAACACACCTGGGGGaatctgggcacacctgggggaa
This genomic interval carries:
- the LOC137466714 gene encoding lipolysis-stimulated lipoprotein receptor-like, with the translated sequence MAAALGALLALLGAPLQVWPLQVSVPEPRTVALLFQPVLLRCHFQVSSPGPAPIVTWKYKSFCPDTWAAPGGTWDSPGEAAGACPDSARTVRIVATKQGEQVTLGDFYLGRAVTIRGGAELSLGPAAWGDSGLYLCTVTSTSDLQGNNEAVAELVVLGSLPEGSRLLPEGTLPDWLFVALVALGAGLVALGAGLCWCQCCPHTCCCYLRCPCCPRTCCCPEALYLAGKAATSGGAFGPSPHPALPLQLLGSSQSSQVPLLRDGDSAGEPAPLGLLEQQLHTWGGGGATAGPGRAPSDVTSLHEPSWTPPPPRSRSAEILGGWGGEGPGNDALSRESLVV